In Antechinus flavipes isolate AdamAnt ecotype Samford, QLD, Australia chromosome 3, AdamAnt_v2, whole genome shotgun sequence, a genomic segment contains:
- the THRAP3 gene encoding thyroid hormone receptor-associated protein 3 isoform X2, with product MSKTNKSKSGSRSSRSRSGSRSRSRSFSKSRSRSRSVSRSRKRRLSSRSRSRSYSPAHNRERNHPRVYQNRDFRGHNRGYRRPYYFRGRNRGFYPWGQYNRGGYGNYRSNWQNYRQAYSPRRGRSRSRSPKRRSPSPRSRSHSRNSDKSSSDRSRRSSSSRSSSNHSRVESSKRKSVKEKKSSSKDNRPSQAAGDNQGDDSKEQPFPGGTSQDAKPSESSKPWPEATTYGAGSASRAAVSELSPRERSPALKSPLQSVVVRRRSPRPSPVQKPSPPLSTPSQMGSALQSGTGFQAGAHQSQFDHGAGGMSPSKKSPVGKSPPAIGSTYGSSSQKEEVSAPGGAAYSKRYLEEQKSENGKDKEQKLTNVDKEKIKEKGSFSELGLGDSKVKSDPFAPKADTEKPFRGSQSPKRYKLRDDFEKKMAEFHKEEMDEQDKEKVKGRKESEFEDEPKFMSKVIAGTSKGQEDERPGKWEGLVYVPTGKEKQRKAEELEDDPYADRPKKEERATTKRTEATAHRGFVPEKNFRVTAYKALPEKSSSPPPPPPRKATASASAEARDKLGPPRAESLPLGKSSFSITREAQVNVRMDSFDEDLARPSGLLAQERKLCRDLVHSNKKDQEFRSIFQHIQSAQSQRSPSELFAQHIVTIVHHVKEHHFGSSGMTLNERFTKYLKRGTEQDAAKNKKSPEIHRRIDISPSKFRKHGLAHDEMKSTREPGYKAEGKYKDDPVDLRLDIERRKKHKERDLKRDKSRESVDSRDSSHSRERSTEKTEKTHKGSKKQKKHRRTRDRSRSSSSSSQSSHSYKAEEYTEETEEREESTTGFDKSRLGTKDFVGPSERGGRARGTFQFRARGRGWGRGNYAGNNSSGNNDFQKRTREEEWDPEYTPKSKKYYLHDDREGEGNEKWVSRGRGRGTFPRGRGRFMFRKSSTSPKWAHDKFSGEEGEIEDDESGTENREEKDNLQAATE from the exons atgtcaaaaacaaacaaatccaagTCAGGGTCTCGGTCTTCCCGCTCAAGATCTGGATCAAGGTCTCGTTCTCGTTCTTTTTCAAAGTCCCGATCTCGATCTCGATCAGTGTCTCGTTCCAGGAAACGCAGACTGAG ttCTAGGTCCCGTTCCAGATCATACTCTCCGGCtcataacagagaaagaaatcatcCAAGAGTATATCAGAACCGAGATTTCCGAGGTCACAACCGAGGCTATAGAAGGCCATATTATTTCCGTGGTCGCAACAGAGGCTTTTATCCATGGGGCCAGTATAACCGAGGAGGCTATGGAAACTACCGGTCAAATTGGCAGAATTACCGCCAAGCATATAGTCCTCGACGGGGCCGTTCTCGATCCCGATCCCCAAAGAGAAGGTCCCCTTCACCCAGATCTAGGAGCCATTCTAGAAACTCTGATAAGTCTTCCTCTGACAGGTCAAGGCGCTCTTCATCTTCTCGATCTTCCTCTAACCATAGCCGAGTTGAGTCTTCTAAGCGCAAAtctgtaaaagagaaaaagtcatCTTCCAAGGATAACCGGCCATCACAGGCTGCTGGAGATAACCAAGGTGATGATTCCAAGGAACAGCCTTTCCCTGGAGGTACCTCTCAGGATGCTAAACCATCTGAGAGCTCAAAGCCATGGCCTGAGGCCACTACCTATGGTGCTGGCTCAGCATCAAGAGCTGCAGTGTCTGAGCTGAGTCCCAGAGAGCGGAGCCCTGCCCTCAAAAGCCCTCTCCAATCAGTGGTGGTGAGGCGGAGGTCTCCCCGCCCTAGCCCTGTGCAGAAGCCCAGCCCTCCACTCTCCACTCCATCTCAGATGGGCTCTGCTCTGCAGAGTGGCACTGGCTTTCAGGCAGGAGCTCACCAAAGCCAATTTGATCACGGTGCTGGGGGCATGAGCCCATCCAAAAAGAGCCCTGTGGGTAAGAGTCCCCCAGCCATTGGTTCCACATATGGCTCTTCATCACAGAAGGAGGAAGTATCTGCTCCAGGAGGAGCAGCCTATTCAAAAAG GTATCTGGAAGAGCAGAAGTCTGAGAATGGAAAAGATAAGGAACAGAAACTAACAAATGttgataaggaaaaaataaaagagaaagggagcTTCTCTGAGTTGGGCTTGGGAGACTCCAAAGTGAAGTCTGACCCATTTGCTCCTAAAGCTGATACAGAGAAACCTTTTCGGGGTAGCCAGTCCCCCAAGAGATATAAGCTCCGAGATGATTTTGAGAAGAAGATGGCTGAGTTCCACAAAGAGGAAATGGATGAGCAAGACAAGGAGAAGGTGAAGGGCCGGAAGGAGTCAGAGTTTGAGGATGAGCCCAAATTTATGTCCAAAGTCATCGCGGGCACCAGCAAAGGCCAGGAGGATGAACGGCCTGGCAAATGGGAAGGCCTGGTGTACGTGCCAACAGGGAAGGAAAAGCAGAGGAAGGCCGAGGAGCTAGAGGACGACCCATATGCTGATCGGCCCAAGAAAGAGGAGCGGGCCACCACCAAGAGGACCGAGGCCACCGCACACCGGGGCTTCGTGCCGGAGAAGAACTTCCGGGTGACTGCCTACAAGGCCCTGCCTGAGAAGAGCTCATCCCCACCGCCCCCACCGCCCAGGAAGGCCACCGCCTCAGCCTCTGCTGAGGCCCGGGACAAGCTGGGCCCACCAAGGGCCGAGAGCCTGCCCTTGGGCAAATCCTCCTTCTCCATCACCCGAGAGGCCCAGGTCAACGTCCGTATGGATTCCTTTGATGAGGATCTGGCCCG tCCCAGTGGCTTATTGGCTCAGGAACGCAAACTCTGTCGAGATCTAGTCCATAGTAACAAAAAAGATCAGGAATTTCGTTCCATTTTCCAACATATACAGTCTGCTCAGTCTCAGCGGAGCCCCTCAGAGCTATTTGCCCAGCACATTGTGACTATTGTTCACCATGTTAAAG AGCATCATTTTGGATCCTCAGGAATGACATTGAATGAACGTTTTACTAAATATCTAAAGAGGGGAACAGAGCAGGATGCAGCTAAAAACAAGAAGAGCCCAGAGATTCACAG GAGGATAGATATTTCTCCCAGTAAGTTCAGAAAACATGGTTTGGCTCATGACGAGATGAAAAGCACCCGGGAGCCTGGCTACAAG gCTGAGGGAAAATACAAAGATGACCCAGTTGATCTTCGCCTTGATATTGAACGTCGTAAAAAACATAAGGAACGAGATCTTAAACGTGATAAGTCAAGAGAATCAGTGGATTCGAGAGATTCAAGCCACTCAAGGGAGAGATCaactgaaaaaactgagaaaactcaCAAAGGATCCAAAAAGCAGAA GAAGCATCGTCGAACACGGGATCGGTCTCGGTCgtcatcctcctcctcccagTCATCCCATTCTTACAAAGCAGAGGAGTACACTGAAGAGACAGAGGAGCGGGAAGAGAGCACCACAGGCTTTGACAAATCCCGGCTGGGGACCAAAGATTTTGTGGGTCCAAGTGAGAGAGGAGGCAGAGCTCGAGGGACCTTT CAATTTCGAGCTAGAGGGAGAGGCTGGGGCAGAGGCAACTATGCTGGCAATAACAGCAGTGGCAACAATGATTTCCAGAAGAGGACTCGAGAGGAGGAATGGGACCCAGAATATACacccaaaagcaaaaaatattatcTG CATGATGACCGAGAGGGTGAAGGCAACGAAAAGTGGGTGAGCAGAGGCCGAGGCCGGGGCACCTTTCCTCGGGGTAGGGGCAGGTTCATGTTCCGGAAATCCAGTACCAGCCCCAAGTGGGCTCATGACAAGTTTAGCGGAGAAGAAGGTGAGATTGAAGATGATGAGAGTGGGACGGAGAACCGAGAAGAGAAGGACAATTTACAGGCAGCAACTGAGTAA
- the THRAP3 gene encoding thyroid hormone receptor-associated protein 3 isoform X3 yields MKNKILGKQILSFKNIFVRNFRKNMTLFFLLVIVLWLINRNSFLLFSSLFSSRSRSRSYSPAHNRERNHPRVYQNRDFRGHNRGYRRPYYFRGRNRGFYPWGQYNRGGYGNYRSNWQNYRQAYSPRRGRSRSRSPKRRSPSPRSRSHSRNSDKSSSDRSRRSSSSRSSSNHSRVESSKRKSVKEKKSSSKDNRPSQAAGDNQGDDSKEQPFPGGTSQDAKPSESSKPWPEATTYGAGSASRAAVSELSPRERSPALKSPLQSVVVRRRSPRPSPVQKPSPPLSTPSQMGSALQSGTGFQAGAHQSQFDHGAGGMSPSKKSPVGKSPPAIGSTYGSSSQKEEVSAPGGAAYSKRYLEEQKSENGKDKEQKLTNVDKEKIKEKGSFSELGLGDSKVKSDPFAPKADTEKPFRGSQSPKRYKLRDDFEKKMAEFHKEEMDEQDKEKVKGRKESEFEDEPKFMSKVIAGTSKGQEDERPGKWEGLVYVPTGKEKQRKAEELEDDPYADRPKKEERATTKRTEATAHRGFVPEKNFRVTAYKALPEKSSSPPPPPPRKATASASAEARDKLGPPRAESLPLGKSSFSITREAQVNVRMDSFDEDLARPSGLLAQERKLCRDLVHSNKKDQEFRSIFQHIQSAQSQRSPSELFAQHIVTIVHHVKEHHFGSSGMTLNERFTKYLKRGTEQDAAKNKKSPEIHRRIDISPSKFRKHGLAHDEMKSTREPGYKAEGKYKDDPVDLRLDIERRKKHKERDLKRDKSRESVDSRDSSHSRERSTEKTEKTHKGSKKQNNFELEGEAGAEATMLAITAVATMISRRGLERRNGTQNIHPKAKNIICMMTERVKATKSG; encoded by the exons ATGAAGAACAAGATTCTGGGGAAGCAGATATTATCATTCAAGAATATCTTTGTCAggaattttaggaagaacatgacactttttttcctcctagtcATAGTACTCTGGCTCATAAATAGaaactcttttctcctcttttcttcccttttcagttCTAGGTCCCGTTCCAGATCATACTCTCCGGCtcataacagagaaagaaatcatcCAAGAGTATATCAGAACCGAGATTTCCGAGGTCACAACCGAGGCTATAGAAGGCCATATTATTTCCGTGGTCGCAACAGAGGCTTTTATCCATGGGGCCAGTATAACCGAGGAGGCTATGGAAACTACCGGTCAAATTGGCAGAATTACCGCCAAGCATATAGTCCTCGACGGGGCCGTTCTCGATCCCGATCCCCAAAGAGAAGGTCCCCTTCACCCAGATCTAGGAGCCATTCTAGAAACTCTGATAAGTCTTCCTCTGACAGGTCAAGGCGCTCTTCATCTTCTCGATCTTCCTCTAACCATAGCCGAGTTGAGTCTTCTAAGCGCAAAtctgtaaaagagaaaaagtcatCTTCCAAGGATAACCGGCCATCACAGGCTGCTGGAGATAACCAAGGTGATGATTCCAAGGAACAGCCTTTCCCTGGAGGTACCTCTCAGGATGCTAAACCATCTGAGAGCTCAAAGCCATGGCCTGAGGCCACTACCTATGGTGCTGGCTCAGCATCAAGAGCTGCAGTGTCTGAGCTGAGTCCCAGAGAGCGGAGCCCTGCCCTCAAAAGCCCTCTCCAATCAGTGGTGGTGAGGCGGAGGTCTCCCCGCCCTAGCCCTGTGCAGAAGCCCAGCCCTCCACTCTCCACTCCATCTCAGATGGGCTCTGCTCTGCAGAGTGGCACTGGCTTTCAGGCAGGAGCTCACCAAAGCCAATTTGATCACGGTGCTGGGGGCATGAGCCCATCCAAAAAGAGCCCTGTGGGTAAGAGTCCCCCAGCCATTGGTTCCACATATGGCTCTTCATCACAGAAGGAGGAAGTATCTGCTCCAGGAGGAGCAGCCTATTCAAAAAG GTATCTGGAAGAGCAGAAGTCTGAGAATGGAAAAGATAAGGAACAGAAACTAACAAATGttgataaggaaaaaataaaagagaaagggagcTTCTCTGAGTTGGGCTTGGGAGACTCCAAAGTGAAGTCTGACCCATTTGCTCCTAAAGCTGATACAGAGAAACCTTTTCGGGGTAGCCAGTCCCCCAAGAGATATAAGCTCCGAGATGATTTTGAGAAGAAGATGGCTGAGTTCCACAAAGAGGAAATGGATGAGCAAGACAAGGAGAAGGTGAAGGGCCGGAAGGAGTCAGAGTTTGAGGATGAGCCCAAATTTATGTCCAAAGTCATCGCGGGCACCAGCAAAGGCCAGGAGGATGAACGGCCTGGCAAATGGGAAGGCCTGGTGTACGTGCCAACAGGGAAGGAAAAGCAGAGGAAGGCCGAGGAGCTAGAGGACGACCCATATGCTGATCGGCCCAAGAAAGAGGAGCGGGCCACCACCAAGAGGACCGAGGCCACCGCACACCGGGGCTTCGTGCCGGAGAAGAACTTCCGGGTGACTGCCTACAAGGCCCTGCCTGAGAAGAGCTCATCCCCACCGCCCCCACCGCCCAGGAAGGCCACCGCCTCAGCCTCTGCTGAGGCCCGGGACAAGCTGGGCCCACCAAGGGCCGAGAGCCTGCCCTTGGGCAAATCCTCCTTCTCCATCACCCGAGAGGCCCAGGTCAACGTCCGTATGGATTCCTTTGATGAGGATCTGGCCCG tCCCAGTGGCTTATTGGCTCAGGAACGCAAACTCTGTCGAGATCTAGTCCATAGTAACAAAAAAGATCAGGAATTTCGTTCCATTTTCCAACATATACAGTCTGCTCAGTCTCAGCGGAGCCCCTCAGAGCTATTTGCCCAGCACATTGTGACTATTGTTCACCATGTTAAAG AGCATCATTTTGGATCCTCAGGAATGACATTGAATGAACGTTTTACTAAATATCTAAAGAGGGGAACAGAGCAGGATGCAGCTAAAAACAAGAAGAGCCCAGAGATTCACAG GAGGATAGATATTTCTCCCAGTAAGTTCAGAAAACATGGTTTGGCTCATGACGAGATGAAAAGCACCCGGGAGCCTGGCTACAAG gCTGAGGGAAAATACAAAGATGACCCAGTTGATCTTCGCCTTGATATTGAACGTCGTAAAAAACATAAGGAACGAGATCTTAAACGTGATAAGTCAAGAGAATCAGTGGATTCGAGAGATTCAAGCCACTCAAGGGAGAGATCaactgaaaaaactgagaaaactcaCAAAGGATCCAAAAAGCAGAA CAATTTCGAGCTAGAGGGAGAGGCTGGGGCAGAGGCAACTATGCTGGCAATAACAGCAGTGGCAACAATGATTTCCAGAAGAGGACTCGAGAGGAGGAATGGGACCCAGAATATACacccaaaagcaaaaaatattatcTG CATGATGACCGAGAGGGTGAAGGCAACGAAAAGTGGGTGA
- the THRAP3 gene encoding thyroid hormone receptor-associated protein 3 isoform X1, with the protein MKNKILGKQILSFKNIFVRNFRKNMTLFFLLVIVLWLINRNSFLLFSSLFSSRSRSRSYSPAHNRERNHPRVYQNRDFRGHNRGYRRPYYFRGRNRGFYPWGQYNRGGYGNYRSNWQNYRQAYSPRRGRSRSRSPKRRSPSPRSRSHSRNSDKSSSDRSRRSSSSRSSSNHSRVESSKRKSVKEKKSSSKDNRPSQAAGDNQGDDSKEQPFPGGTSQDAKPSESSKPWPEATTYGAGSASRAAVSELSPRERSPALKSPLQSVVVRRRSPRPSPVQKPSPPLSTPSQMGSALQSGTGFQAGAHQSQFDHGAGGMSPSKKSPVGKSPPAIGSTYGSSSQKEEVSAPGGAAYSKRYLEEQKSENGKDKEQKLTNVDKEKIKEKGSFSELGLGDSKVKSDPFAPKADTEKPFRGSQSPKRYKLRDDFEKKMAEFHKEEMDEQDKEKVKGRKESEFEDEPKFMSKVIAGTSKGQEDERPGKWEGLVYVPTGKEKQRKAEELEDDPYADRPKKEERATTKRTEATAHRGFVPEKNFRVTAYKALPEKSSSPPPPPPRKATASASAEARDKLGPPRAESLPLGKSSFSITREAQVNVRMDSFDEDLARPSGLLAQERKLCRDLVHSNKKDQEFRSIFQHIQSAQSQRSPSELFAQHIVTIVHHVKEHHFGSSGMTLNERFTKYLKRGTEQDAAKNKKSPEIHRRIDISPSKFRKHGLAHDEMKSTREPGYKAEGKYKDDPVDLRLDIERRKKHKERDLKRDKSRESVDSRDSSHSRERSTEKTEKTHKGSKKQKKHRRTRDRSRSSSSSSQSSHSYKAEEYTEETEEREESTTGFDKSRLGTKDFVGPSERGGRARGTFQFRARGRGWGRGNYAGNNSSGNNDFQKRTREEEWDPEYTPKSKKYYLHDDREGEGNEKWVSRGRGRGTFPRGRGRFMFRKSSTSPKWAHDKFSGEEGEIEDDESGTENREEKDNLQAATE; encoded by the exons ATGAAGAACAAGATTCTGGGGAAGCAGATATTATCATTCAAGAATATCTTTGTCAggaattttaggaagaacatgacactttttttcctcctagtcATAGTACTCTGGCTCATAAATAGaaactcttttctcctcttttcttcccttttcagttCTAGGTCCCGTTCCAGATCATACTCTCCGGCtcataacagagaaagaaatcatcCAAGAGTATATCAGAACCGAGATTTCCGAGGTCACAACCGAGGCTATAGAAGGCCATATTATTTCCGTGGTCGCAACAGAGGCTTTTATCCATGGGGCCAGTATAACCGAGGAGGCTATGGAAACTACCGGTCAAATTGGCAGAATTACCGCCAAGCATATAGTCCTCGACGGGGCCGTTCTCGATCCCGATCCCCAAAGAGAAGGTCCCCTTCACCCAGATCTAGGAGCCATTCTAGAAACTCTGATAAGTCTTCCTCTGACAGGTCAAGGCGCTCTTCATCTTCTCGATCTTCCTCTAACCATAGCCGAGTTGAGTCTTCTAAGCGCAAAtctgtaaaagagaaaaagtcatCTTCCAAGGATAACCGGCCATCACAGGCTGCTGGAGATAACCAAGGTGATGATTCCAAGGAACAGCCTTTCCCTGGAGGTACCTCTCAGGATGCTAAACCATCTGAGAGCTCAAAGCCATGGCCTGAGGCCACTACCTATGGTGCTGGCTCAGCATCAAGAGCTGCAGTGTCTGAGCTGAGTCCCAGAGAGCGGAGCCCTGCCCTCAAAAGCCCTCTCCAATCAGTGGTGGTGAGGCGGAGGTCTCCCCGCCCTAGCCCTGTGCAGAAGCCCAGCCCTCCACTCTCCACTCCATCTCAGATGGGCTCTGCTCTGCAGAGTGGCACTGGCTTTCAGGCAGGAGCTCACCAAAGCCAATTTGATCACGGTGCTGGGGGCATGAGCCCATCCAAAAAGAGCCCTGTGGGTAAGAGTCCCCCAGCCATTGGTTCCACATATGGCTCTTCATCACAGAAGGAGGAAGTATCTGCTCCAGGAGGAGCAGCCTATTCAAAAAG GTATCTGGAAGAGCAGAAGTCTGAGAATGGAAAAGATAAGGAACAGAAACTAACAAATGttgataaggaaaaaataaaagagaaagggagcTTCTCTGAGTTGGGCTTGGGAGACTCCAAAGTGAAGTCTGACCCATTTGCTCCTAAAGCTGATACAGAGAAACCTTTTCGGGGTAGCCAGTCCCCCAAGAGATATAAGCTCCGAGATGATTTTGAGAAGAAGATGGCTGAGTTCCACAAAGAGGAAATGGATGAGCAAGACAAGGAGAAGGTGAAGGGCCGGAAGGAGTCAGAGTTTGAGGATGAGCCCAAATTTATGTCCAAAGTCATCGCGGGCACCAGCAAAGGCCAGGAGGATGAACGGCCTGGCAAATGGGAAGGCCTGGTGTACGTGCCAACAGGGAAGGAAAAGCAGAGGAAGGCCGAGGAGCTAGAGGACGACCCATATGCTGATCGGCCCAAGAAAGAGGAGCGGGCCACCACCAAGAGGACCGAGGCCACCGCACACCGGGGCTTCGTGCCGGAGAAGAACTTCCGGGTGACTGCCTACAAGGCCCTGCCTGAGAAGAGCTCATCCCCACCGCCCCCACCGCCCAGGAAGGCCACCGCCTCAGCCTCTGCTGAGGCCCGGGACAAGCTGGGCCCACCAAGGGCCGAGAGCCTGCCCTTGGGCAAATCCTCCTTCTCCATCACCCGAGAGGCCCAGGTCAACGTCCGTATGGATTCCTTTGATGAGGATCTGGCCCG tCCCAGTGGCTTATTGGCTCAGGAACGCAAACTCTGTCGAGATCTAGTCCATAGTAACAAAAAAGATCAGGAATTTCGTTCCATTTTCCAACATATACAGTCTGCTCAGTCTCAGCGGAGCCCCTCAGAGCTATTTGCCCAGCACATTGTGACTATTGTTCACCATGTTAAAG AGCATCATTTTGGATCCTCAGGAATGACATTGAATGAACGTTTTACTAAATATCTAAAGAGGGGAACAGAGCAGGATGCAGCTAAAAACAAGAAGAGCCCAGAGATTCACAG GAGGATAGATATTTCTCCCAGTAAGTTCAGAAAACATGGTTTGGCTCATGACGAGATGAAAAGCACCCGGGAGCCTGGCTACAAG gCTGAGGGAAAATACAAAGATGACCCAGTTGATCTTCGCCTTGATATTGAACGTCGTAAAAAACATAAGGAACGAGATCTTAAACGTGATAAGTCAAGAGAATCAGTGGATTCGAGAGATTCAAGCCACTCAAGGGAGAGATCaactgaaaaaactgagaaaactcaCAAAGGATCCAAAAAGCAGAA GAAGCATCGTCGAACACGGGATCGGTCTCGGTCgtcatcctcctcctcccagTCATCCCATTCTTACAAAGCAGAGGAGTACACTGAAGAGACAGAGGAGCGGGAAGAGAGCACCACAGGCTTTGACAAATCCCGGCTGGGGACCAAAGATTTTGTGGGTCCAAGTGAGAGAGGAGGCAGAGCTCGAGGGACCTTT CAATTTCGAGCTAGAGGGAGAGGCTGGGGCAGAGGCAACTATGCTGGCAATAACAGCAGTGGCAACAATGATTTCCAGAAGAGGACTCGAGAGGAGGAATGGGACCCAGAATATACacccaaaagcaaaaaatattatcTG CATGATGACCGAGAGGGTGAAGGCAACGAAAAGTGGGTGAGCAGAGGCCGAGGCCGGGGCACCTTTCCTCGGGGTAGGGGCAGGTTCATGTTCCGGAAATCCAGTACCAGCCCCAAGTGGGCTCATGACAAGTTTAGCGGAGAAGAAGGTGAGATTGAAGATGATGAGAGTGGGACGGAGAACCGAGAAGAGAAGGACAATTTACAGGCAGCAACTGAGTAA